The Lactuca sativa cultivar Salinas chromosome 2, Lsat_Salinas_v11, whole genome shotgun sequence genome includes a window with the following:
- the LOC111916275 gene encoding 40S ribosomal protein S25, which produces MAPKKEKAPPPSSKPAKSGGGKQKKKKWSKGKQKEKVNNMVLFDKATYDKLLSEAPKFKLITPSILSDRLRINGSLARKAIKDLMARGAIRMVSAHASQQIYTRATNT; this is translated from the exons ATG GCTCCCAAGAAGGAAAAGGCCCCCCCGCCGTCGTCTAAACCGGCCAAGTCTGGTGGTGGAAAGCAGAAAAAGAAG AAGTGGAGCAAGGGAAAGCAAAAGGAGAAGGTGAACAACATGGTGCTTTTTGATAAGGCAACATATGATAAGCTTCTTTCTGAAGCTCCAAAGTTCAAGCTCATCACTCCTTCCATCTTATCAGACAGATTAAGG ATCAATGGATCATTGGCAAGAAAGGCAATCAAGGATTTGATGGCAAGAGGTGCAATTAGGATGGTATCTGCACATGCTAGTCAGCAAATCTACACCAGGGCCACTAATACTTGA
- the LOC111916276 gene encoding ribonuclease H2 subunit A has translation MESEAQIPEWASTPCMMGIDEAGRGPVLGPMVYGCLYCPVSYKETLSTLEFADSKTLKEEKREELFESLKTDKTIGWAVDVIDPKELSAKMLQKNKINLNEISHESAMGLVKRVLDMGYLLTEVYVDTVGDPEKYTVKLSARFPSVKFVVAKKADSLYPVVSGASIVAKVTRDRALRNWVFDETAENMHREFGSGYPGDPATKDWLEHHKHPVFGFPSLVRFSWGTCNSYLKDGVEVLWEADKEDEDESSSKSGKRQMKLSNLGFTGMKRKSEDIESSGKGRCKFFESRKLERVTRF, from the exons ATGGAATCGGAagctcaaattccagaatgggcATCAACACCTTGCATGATGGGGATCGACGAAGCTGGTCGCGGCCCTGTTTTAG GACCGATGGTTTATGGATGCCTTTATTGTCCGGTTTCATACAAGGAAACTCTTTCCACTTTGGAATTTGCAG ATTCAAAAACTTTGAAAGAAGAGAAAAGAGAGGAGCTGTTTGAAAGTTTGAAGACTGATAAAACAATTGGTTGGGCTGTTGATGTCATAGATCCTAAAGAGCTTTCGGCTAAAATGTTGCAAAA AAATAAGATCAACCTCAACGAGATATCACATGAGTCTGCCATGGGCCTTGTTAAAAGGGTGCTGGACATGGGTTATCTTCTAACCGAG GTTTATGTTGATACAGTAGGAGATCCTGAAAAGTATACAGTTAAGCTCTCTGCAAGATTCCCATCTGTTAAATTTGTGGTTGCAAAGAAAGCTGATAGTCTGTATCCAGTTGTTAGTGGAGCAAGTATAGTTGCCAAG GTGACAAGGGACCGAGCATTGAGAAATTGGGTCTTTGATGAAACTGCTGAAAACATGCATAGGGAGTTTGGATCTGGGTATCCTGGAG ATCCTGCAACTAAAGATTGGTTAGAACATCACAAACATCCTGTTTTTGGGTTCCCATCATTGGTTCGGTTCAGTTGGGGCACATGTAATTCCTACCTCAAAGATGGAGTCGAAGTGTTATG GGAAGCAgataaagaagatgaagatgagtcCTCAAGTAAATCGGGAAAGCggcaaatgaagctgagtaatttAGGTTTCACTGGAATGAAGAGGAAAAGTGAAGATATTGAATCAAGTGGAAAAGGTCGTTGCAAGTTTTTTGAATCACGCAAACTTGAACGGGTCACTCGTTTCTAA
- the LOC111916277 gene encoding uncharacterized protein LOC111916277, whose translation MGNCSKTLKKTNPDHNPDKFYPKIDNSDKAYQKTDNSDKVYRKTDQSGATNLLPLPSALPSPSTASLPVVRLYGSPTSPATSYIRFALLYKPVTLLFIPSEKPDFGFETPVIQLGSDVISGSSVTILRYLDAKFPKPLLLGNWNTYNETTPVVVTATALQHKSLVWHLDRMVRWGEDLAARGGRSKGDPVMGSARMEVKKYAKSYSQLLEVMLEHAQMEEKIVFPILEREDRGLSKSVNEEHARDLPLMNGIKEDIKTIIVLDSGSSSCQDALFSLTTRLKSLQENCKKHFEEEERGVLPLMEATELTQGQQERVLEQSLDVMPGTHSNLLRFFMEGLLPHEAMLYLDLITRCTDKDRAGSIYRFLVEEHSGKRNESRPTMGLLLKAKS comes from the exons ATGGGAAATTGTTCAAAAACCCTCAAGAAAACAAACCCAGATCATAACCCTGACAAATTTTACCCAAAAATAGACAACTCTGATAAAGCATACCAGAAAACAGATAACTCCGACAAAGTTTATCGGAAAACAGATCAATCCGGTGCCACTAACCTTCTTCCGTTACCGTCAGCATTGCCGTCTCCATCGACGGCATCGTTGCCGGTTGTTAGACTGTACGGTTCACCGACTTCTCCAGCCACTTCCTACATACGTTTCGCGCTCCTTTACAAACCTGTGACTCTACTTTTCATCCCATCCGAAAAACCCGACTTCGGATTTGAAACGCCGGTGATTCAGTTAGGATCCGACGTCATATCGGGGTCTTCTGTTACCATTCTCCGTTATCTGGACGCCAAGTTTCCTAAGCCGTTGCTTCTGGGCAACTGGAACACGTACAATGAGACGACGCCGGTGGTGGTGACGGCGACGGCGCTTCAGCACAAAAGTTTGGTGTGGCATTTGGATAGAATGGTGAGGTGGGGGGAGGACTTGGCGGCTCGTGGCGGTCGGTCGAAGGGGGATCCGGTGATGGGGAGTGCACGAATGGAGGTGAAAAAATATGCGAAGAGTTATTCGCAGCTGTTGGAGGTGATGCTTGAACATGCTCAGATGGAGGAGAAGATCGTCTTTCCAATTTTGGAAAGGGAAGATCGAG GTTTATCTAAATCTGTAAATGAGGAACACGCGAGAGACCTACCCCTCATGAATGGCATCAAAGAAGACATCAAAACCATTATAGTTCTTGATTCAGGGAGCTCATCATGTCAAGACGCTCTCTTTAGCCTAACCACTCGCCTTAAATCATTACAG GAGAATTGCAAAAAGCACTTTGAAGAGGAAGAACGTGGGGTTCTACCATTAATGGAGGCAACTGAGTTGACTCAAGGGCAGCAAGAGAGAGTATTGGAGCAATCATTAGATGTGATGCCTGGCACACACTCTAACCTACTAAGGTTTTTCATGGAAGGTCTTCTCCCTCATGAGGCTATGCTTTATCTTGATTTAATCACCAGATGTACGGATAAAGATCGGGCCGGGTCGATTTACCGGTTTCTAGTCGA AGAACACAGTGGAAAACGCAATGAGAGTCGACCAACCATGGGATTGTTGTTAAAGGCCAAGTCATAG